A part of Scleropages formosus chromosome 3, fSclFor1.1, whole genome shotgun sequence genomic DNA contains:
- the LOC108924749 gene encoding protein FAM171A2-like, whose product MAAPYGRRVLLLALLLTCDRAWGALAGPAPEQGALEVLIRVQVFDSSDLSPLDNAAVQVFGNQSTLVSSGADGDGLLTVTFRYQLGTSVIVAASKMGYVSNSVPWRANRIPLYSSVSLYLLPQRPATLILYDDVVQLLSGSPGARHQPRVQLQRKAVHLPSDSSYSELWAVLTAARSQYEIGAFPYMLGRDTNGTGGNGSWTDMSPVAAVSAHLVAHNGSAVRVTEPVHVSVPLPSDSPVKAATSVPVWRFDDATGLWLRSGTGYIRQEGTLFICSFVAQQLGDWAAALPSGSGVSLGTSGLRDISSYHTIFLLTILGSMALLVLILLCLLLYYCRRRCLKPRQHRKMHVPSTMDSSRRDQGTSMSRLNLISGGHADTASSKDDKNALKCDLSSSQEFFGRDAAHKLQHSKGSGDGRPWRGESFPMKVTHSTEMGADPPLLPSDYARSCGSVEDKSGDGRRRHNANENQGYSSDPPSSPPSAKRSQNPKPDGKPPEYSDPVARPTSLNTQPSQFIFCSSIDQMKENMYRSMVPTLVIPAHYMRLSSDFSGADPAAEPQHKADKDEVPGGRLSTPQPQQQPPTVSPPGEDPEGRGWAPNPSSGPVRIPVLFDNSTMAQMNGELQALTEKKLRELGVRQHPRAWFISLDGRSNSHVRHSYVDLGEEFGLDSMADVRKGKPASQRRAKGDKGGGGGKGHGGKAYAKLSYLEDMESGGGGEGPATMCSPEDNSLTPLLDEEPEPRGASATRRGRSRVSSGNRRDSATSLEDENEADDKDDEGENKKSPWQRREERPLMVFNVKK is encoded by the exons ATGGCAGCCCCGTACGGCCGCCGCGTGCTCCTGCTCGCGCTGCTCTTGACGTGTGACCGTGCGTGGGGCGCGCTCGCCGGACCCGCGCCGGAACAGGGAGCGCTGG AGGTGCTCATCAGAGTTCAGGTGTTTGACAGCAGTGACCTTTCACCCCTGGACAACGCGGCTGTTCAAGTGTTTGGAAACCAGTCCACCTTGGTGTCCAGCGGGGCCGACGGGGACGGGCTCCTGACGGTCACCTTCCGCTACCAGCTGGGCACATCGGTCATAGTCGCCGCGTCCAAGATGGGCTACGTGAGCAACTCGGTGCCGTGGCGGGCGAACCGCATCCCCT TGTACTCTTCGGTGAGCCTCTACCTCCTCCCCCAGCGCCCGGCCACCCTCATCCTGTACGACGACGTGGTCCAGCTGCTCTCGGGGTCCCCAG GTGCCAGGCACCAGCCCAGGGTCCAGTTGCAGAGGAAGGCCGTCCACCTGCCCTCCGACTCCTCCTACTCGGAGCTGTGGGCGGTGCTCACGGCGGCCAGGAGCCAATACGAGATCGGCGCCTTCCCCTACATGCTGGGCCGCGACACCAACGGCACAG GGGGAAACGGCTCCTGGACGGACATGAGCCCCGTGGCAGCGGTCAGCGCCCACCTCGTCGCCCACAACGGGAGCGCCGTCCGCGTCACGGAGCCCGTTCACGTGTCCGTGCCCCTGCCTTCCGACAGCCCCGTGAAGGCGGCCACCAGCGTGCCCGTGTGGCGCTTCGACGACGCTACGG GGCTCTGGCTCAGGAGTGGAACGGGATACATCCGACAGGAGGGAACGCTGTTCATCTGCAGCTTTGTGgcgcaacagctgggcgactgGGCGGCGGCGCTTCCCTCAGGCAGCG GGGTCAGTCTGGGCACCTCGGGCCTGCGGGACATCAGCTCCTATCACACCATCTTTCTGCTCACCATCCTGGGCTCCATGGCCCTGCTGGTGCTCATCCTGCTGTGTTTGCTGCTCTACTACTGCAG GAGAAGGTGTCTGAAGCCACGGCAGCACCGCAAGATGCACGTCCCCTCGACGATGGACAGCTCGAGGAGGGACCAGGGCACCTCCATGTCTCGCCTCAACCTCATCAGCGGGGGCCACGCCGACACGGCCTCATCCAAAGACGACAAGAACGCCCTCAAGTGCGACTTGTCCTCCTCGCAGGAGTTCTTTGGACGTGACGCCGCCCACAAGCTGCAGCACTCGAAGGGAAGTGGCGACGGGAGACCCTGGCGGGGCGAGAGCTTCCCGATGAAGGTGACCCACTCCACGGAGATGGGCGCGGACCCCCCGCTGCTGCCCAGCGACTACGCCAGGAGCTGCGGCTCCGTGGAGGACAAGAGCGGTGACGGCCGCCGACGCCACAACGCCAACGAAAACCAGGGCTACTCCTCGGACCCCCCGTCGTCGCCGCCTTCGGCCAAGCGCTCCCAGAACCCGAAGCCGGACGGAAAGCCGCCCGAGTACTCGGACCCGGTGGCCCGGCCCACCTCGCTGAACACGCAGCCCAGCCAGTTCATCTTCTGCAGCTCCATCGACCAGATGAAGGAGAACATGTACCGGAGCATGGTGCCCACCCTGGTGATCCCGGCCCACTACATGCGCCTGTCCTCGGACTTCTCCGGAGCGGATCCGGCGGCGGAGCCGCAGCACAAAGCGGACAAGGATGAGGTTCCCGGGGGCCGCCTGTCCACGCCTCAACCCCAGCAGCAGCCGCCGACCGTGAGCCCGCCGGGTGAGGACCCCGAGGGCCGCGGCTGGGCCCCGAACCCCTCCTCGGGACCCGTGCGCATCCCCGTGCTCTTCGACAACTCCACCATGGCGCAGATGAACGGCGAGCTGCAGGCGCTGACCGAGAAGAAGCTGCGGGAACTGGGCGTGAGACAGCACCCGAGGGCGTGGTTCATCTCCTTGGACGGGCGCTCCAACTCGCACGTGCGCCACTCCTACGTCGACCTGGGCGAAGAATTCGGCCTGGACTCCATGGCAGACGTGCGCAAGGGCAAACCGGCGTCCCAGCGCAGAGCCAAGGGCGACAAGGGCGGTGGCGGTGGCAAGGGCCACGGCGGCAAGGCCTACGCGAAGCTCTCCTACCTGGAGGACATGGAGTCCGGTGGCGGCGGCGAGGGACCGGCCACCATGTGCTCGCCAGAAGACAACTCGCTCACTCCTCTTCTGGATGAGGAGCCGGAGCCGCGCGGGGCCTCCGCTACCCGCCGGGGCCGCAGCCGAGTCAGCAGCGGGAACCGCCGGGACTCGGCCACCAGCCTCGAGGACGAGAACGAGGCGGACGACAAGGACGACGAGGGCGAGAACAAGAAGAGCCCCTGGCAGAGGCGGGAGGAGAGGCCCCTCATGGTCTTCAACGTCAAGAAGTAG